In Methanothermococcus thermolithotrophicus DSM 2095, one DNA window encodes the following:
- a CDS encoding DNA-directed RNA polymerase subunit D produces the protein MINDVQKEKTKIGESLKFKLKAPLSFSSAVRRIMISEVPTYAVENVYIYENTSSMYDEVLAHRLGLIPIKGKPVSNDEVITFTLVKEGPCTVYSSDLKSEVGEVAFENIPIVKLSEGQKVELECEALVGIGKIHAKWQPCNVVYKQTDEDEVEFLVESFGNMDSEDILRSSVEILKNKAEIFLYELEGYELKDQ, from the coding sequence TTGATTAATGATGTTCAAAAAGAAAAAACAAAGATAGGGGAATCACTTAAGTTTAAATTAAAAGCTCCCTTATCTTTTTCTAGTGCAGTAAGGAGGATCATGATATCTGAAGTTCCTACTTATGCAGTTGAAAATGTATATATTTATGAAAATACTTCCTCAATGTACGATGAAGTATTGGCCCATAGATTAGGTTTAATTCCGATCAAGGGGAAACCAGTTAGTAATGATGAAGTAATAACCTTCACACTTGTTAAAGAGGGCCCTTGTACGGTTTATTCTTCAGATTTAAAATCTGAAGTTGGTGAAGTTGCATTTGAAAACATTCCAATAGTTAAGCTGTCTGAAGGGCAAAAAGTAGAGTTGGAATGTGAGGCTTTGGTAGGTATTGGAAAGATCCATGCCAAATGGCAGCCATGTAATGTTGTTTATAAACAAACAGATGAAGATGAAGTTGAGTTTTTGGTCGAATCTTTTGGAAACATGGACTCTGAAGATATTTTGAGATCCTCTGTGGAAATATTAAAAAACAAGGCAGAGATTTTTTTATATGAATTGGAAGGTTATGAGTTAAAAGACCAATAA
- a CDS encoding 30S ribosomal protein S11 encodes MSEKWGVVHIYASYNNTIIHVTDITGAETIAKISGGMIVRNQRDESSPYAAMQAAFKIADLIREKGIDHVHVKVRAAGGQKSKNPGPGAQAAIRALSRAGIRIGRIEDATPIPHDGTTPKRKNR; translated from the coding sequence ATGAGTGAAAAATGGGGCGTAGTACATATTTATGCATCATACAACAACACGATCATACACGTTACAGACATAACCGGGGCGGAAACAATCGCTAAGATTTCCGGTGGTATGATTGTAAGAAACCAGAGAGATGAATCATCCCCTTACGCAGCAATGCAGGCTGCTTTCAAAATAGCTGACTTAATAAGAGAAAAAGGTATAGATCACGTTCACGTAAAAGTTAGGGCTGCAGGTGGACAAAAATCAAAAAACCCTGGTCCAGGTGCACAGGCTGCTATTAGGGCATTATCAAGGGCCGGAATTAGAATTGGAAGAATCGAAGATGCAACACCAATCCCTCATGACGGAACTACACCAAAAAGAAAGAATAGATAA
- a CDS encoding 30S ribosomal protein S4, giving the protein MGDPRRLSKKYDTPNHPWIGDRIKREHELCRKYGLVNKKEFWKMETKLRNYRGKARTLISDTTKQGAKEAVQLFNVLKRYGILSKEDPTLDDVLSLDVECILERRLQTLVFKKGLAKTPKQARQFIVHGHIAVNGRGVTSPSYLVPVSEEDTISYVPNSPLASENHPERTNAVSEEENQ; this is encoded by the coding sequence ATGGGAGATCCAAGGAGATTAAGTAAAAAGTATGATACTCCTAACCATCCATGGATTGGAGATAGGATTAAAAGAGAACACGAATTATGTAGGAAATACGGCTTAGTAAACAAGAAAGAATTCTGGAAAATGGAAACAAAATTAAGAAACTACAGAGGTAAAGCTAGAACCTTAATTAGCGACACCACAAAACAAGGTGCAAAAGAAGCCGTTCAGTTATTCAATGTTTTAAAAAGATACGGTATATTGTCTAAAGAAGACCCTACATTAGATGACGTTCTCTCATTAGATGTTGAATGCATATTGGAAAGAAGATTACAAACACTTGTATTCAAAAAAGGTCTCGCAAAAACACCAAAACAAGCTAGACAATTCATCGTACACGGACATATAGCGGTAAACGGAAGAGGGGTTACTTCACCAAGCTACTTAGTTCCAGTAAGTGAGGAAGACACTATATCATATGTTCCAAACTCCCCGCTAGCATCCGAAAACCATCCTGAGAGAACAAATGCCGTTAGCGAAGAAGAAAATCAATAA
- a CDS encoding 30S ribosomal protein S13, which yields MTQTEFRHRIRISKTDVEGQYPLEYVLQDIAGIGRAMAKAILRVTGLDGKQQAGYLSDEDVKKIEDVLLDPAKHGIPSWMFNRRKDVYSGVDKHLIETDLMLAVQEDITTMKKIRCYRGIRHELRLPCRGQRTRGSFRHGTTVGVKRRK from the coding sequence TTGACTCAGACAGAATTTAGACACAGAATTAGGATTTCAAAAACCGATGTTGAAGGTCAATATCCATTAGAATATGTTTTACAAGATATAGCAGGTATTGGTAGGGCTATGGCTAAAGCCATATTAAGAGTAACCGGATTAGATGGAAAACAACAAGCAGGTTACTTATCTGATGAGGATGTTAAAAAAATAGAGGATGTTTTATTAGATCCTGCGAAACATGGAATCCCATCATGGATGTTTAACAGAAGAAAAGATGTTTATTCAGGTGTGGATAAACACTTAATTGAAACAGACTTGATGCTTGCTGTCCAAGAGGATATAACCACAATGAAAAAGATAAGATGCTACAGAGGTATAAGACACGAATTGAGATTACCATGTAGAGGACAAAGAACAAGAGGTTCATTCAGACACGGTACAACAGTTGGTGTTAAGAGGAGGAAATAA
- a CDS encoding SLC13 family permease: MKKALIIISIFALILGFVSVTFADTYTGVNAFNSKAIMTIIILIMVAVLFLTDALPLPITAMLAPITLSFPGIDILTSADAFKEFGNKWVVLFMAAFIIGEAVFKTGFADKVGRATVKAANASQLKLTILIMITIGFMSAFLSNTGTIAVFIPIVIGICASANIKPGKILMPMAFAASLGGTMTLVGTPPNAIVNSALESAGLEPFGFFEFAKIGAILFIAGVLYHALIGYRLLPDTDPITKSFENKRLEYRTEKMWISVAILVFVILMTATKMIPLVTAFMLGACLAVSTGCITMKEAFDSISWTTIFLFAGMIPLGTAMNTTGAAKLIADIVVSHVGSPIALLAATFIITAIVTNFMSNTATTVLMTPIGIALANGFGVNPEPIVIGIAMAASACFLTPIATPPNTIVLEYGGYKFIDYLKAGWILQVIVAILSITLIPIIWPF; encoded by the coding sequence GTGAAAAAAGCACTTATAATTATCTCAATATTTGCACTGATACTTGGTTTTGTATCGGTAACATTTGCCGATACCTACACTGGAGTGAACGCTTTCAACAGTAAAGCCATTATGACAATTATTATACTTATCATGGTAGCTGTCCTATTTCTTACAGATGCTTTGCCGCTACCAATAACTGCAATGCTTGCTCCAATTACACTTAGTTTTCCAGGTATTGACATACTAACAAGTGCAGATGCATTTAAAGAGTTTGGTAATAAATGGGTAGTTTTATTCATGGCCGCATTTATAATTGGCGAAGCAGTTTTTAAAACAGGGTTTGCCGATAAAGTAGGTAGGGCCACAGTTAAAGCGGCAAATGCCAGCCAGCTTAAATTAACAATTTTAATAATGATCACTATAGGTTTTATGTCTGCATTTTTGTCAAATACGGGGACCATTGCGGTTTTTATCCCCATAGTCATTGGTATCTGCGCATCTGCAAACATAAAACCAGGTAAAATTTTAATGCCAATGGCATTTGCTGCATCCTTGGGAGGTACTATGACCCTAGTTGGTACCCCTCCTAACGCGATTGTAAATAGTGCATTAGAAAGCGCAGGTTTGGAACCATTTGGTTTTTTTGAATTTGCCAAAATCGGTGCTATTTTATTTATTGCAGGTGTTCTTTACCATGCATTAATAGGTTACAGATTATTGCCAGATACCGACCCCATTACAAAATCATTTGAAAACAAGCGTTTAGAATACCGTACTGAAAAAATGTGGATTTCTGTTGCAATACTTGTGTTCGTTATATTAATGACAGCCACTAAGATGATACCGTTAGTAACTGCCTTTATGTTAGGTGCATGTTTAGCAGTATCTACCGGATGCATTACTATGAAGGAAGCATTTGATAGCATTTCTTGGACTACAATCTTTCTGTTTGCAGGAATGATTCCACTAGGTACTGCTATGAACACTACAGGAGCTGCAAAATTAATAGCCGATATAGTGGTCTCCCATGTTGGTAGTCCAATTGCCCTTTTAGCAGCTACCTTTATAATTACTGCAATAGTTACAAACTTCATGTCCAATACTGCAACCACAGTTCTAATGACCCCAATTGGAATTGCATTAGCCAATGGATTTGGTGTTAATCCAGAACCTATAGTTATAGGCATAGCCATGGCAGCTTCAGCCTGTTTCCTGACACCAATCGCCACACCACCTAATACCATAGTTTTAGAGTATGGAGGATACAAATTTATAGACTATCTAAAAGCGGGCTGGATACTACAAGTTATAGTTGCGATTTTGAGCATAACATTAATTCCAATAATTTGGCCATTTTAA
- a CDS encoding DEAD/DEAH box helicase, with protein METLSEFRALGLSENILNALEKKGFKKPTPIQEKTIPLLLNRELDVVGQAQTGTGKTAAFGIPLIENIDDTSRTVQAIILTPTRELAIQVSEELNSLKGNKRLNILPIYGGQSIGEQIRMLKRGAHIVVGTPGRVLDHISRGTLKLENISYAVLDEADEMLNMGFIDDIEEILRNTNPNKRMLLFSATMPKRILALAKRYMGKYELVSVKKEQLTTNLTEQLYFEVSPLDKFEALCRIINIEKEFYGIIFCRTKLDVENVANKLIEKGYNSEALHGDISQYQRERILKKFKGQRINILVATDVAARGIDVNNLTHVINYALPQDPESYVHRIGRTGRAGNQGTAITFIEPGEYRKLSYIKKIAKADIRKGQLPQVDDVINAKKSKIKNEIESIIESGDYNEYLKLAQDMLNVDDAEKVLAALLKYSFQDELNKEKYNEIREVRTDKRRKNRPFHNNNRRRR; from the coding sequence ATGGAAACATTGAGTGAATTTAGAGCACTTGGTTTATCAGAAAATATATTAAATGCATTAGAGAAGAAAGGTTTTAAAAAACCTACGCCGATTCAAGAAAAAACTATCCCACTTCTTCTAAACAGGGAACTGGATGTTGTAGGGCAGGCTCAGACAGGTACTGGAAAGACTGCAGCATTTGGAATACCATTAATTGAAAATATAGATGATACGTCAAGAACTGTTCAGGCCATTATCCTTACTCCAACTAGGGAATTGGCTATTCAGGTTTCAGAAGAGTTAAACTCTTTAAAAGGTAATAAAAGATTAAATATATTGCCGATATATGGGGGCCAGTCAATAGGAGAACAAATTAGAATGTTAAAAAGAGGAGCTCATATTGTAGTAGGGACTCCTGGAAGGGTATTGGACCACATTAGCAGAGGAACTTTAAAACTGGAAAACATATCATATGCAGTTTTAGATGAAGCAGATGAAATGTTAAATATGGGTTTTATAGATGATATTGAAGAAATTTTAAGAAATACAAATCCAAACAAAAGGATGCTTCTATTTTCTGCTACAATGCCAAAAAGAATATTGGCCCTTGCCAAAAGGTACATGGGAAAGTATGAACTTGTATCTGTAAAAAAGGAACAGCTCACCACAAATTTAACAGAACAGCTTTATTTTGAAGTATCTCCTTTAGATAAGTTTGAAGCACTGTGTAGAATCATTAACATTGAAAAAGAGTTTTACGGAATTATATTTTGTAGAACAAAACTCGATGTAGAGAATGTTGCAAACAAGCTTATAGAGAAAGGCTATAATTCAGAGGCTTTACATGGTGACATATCCCAGTATCAAAGAGAAAGAATATTAAAAAAATTTAAGGGGCAGAGAATTAACATCCTTGTGGCTACCGATGTTGCAGCTAGGGGCATAGATGTGAATAATTTAACTCACGTAATAAATTATGCATTACCACAAGATCCTGAATCCTATGTACATAGAATAGGAAGAACTGGAAGAGCAGGAAATCAAGGAACTGCCATAACTTTCATAGAACCTGGGGAATATAGAAAACTCAGTTACATTAAAAAAATAGCAAAGGCAGATATTAGAAAAGGACAACTACCTCAAGTGGATGACGTAATAAATGCAAAAAAGTCTAAAATAAAAAATGAAATTGAGAGTATCATTGAATCGGGAGACTACAACGAGTACCTTAAACTTGCACAGGACATGCTGAACGTAGATGATGCTGAAAAAGTTTTAGCCGCTCTCTTAAAATATTCATTCCAGGATGAATTGAATAAGGAAAAATATAATGAAATAAGGGAAGTTCGTACAGATAAAAGAAGAAAAAACAGACCTTTCCACAACAATAATAGAAGAAGAAGGTAA